A genomic segment from Legionella quinlivanii encodes:
- a CDS encoding transporter substrate-binding domain-containing protein, which yields MKIKGFCFLFWLGFMMNVIAATPVKIGTPFFDPPFATNDGHYLLNGFDIDLMKKICEKLHWECQFVSLEGPQLYTALSERKIDYAIGDIAITPSRQLNYLFSIPYMITEGAFVTLKDSPLTTLKSLSGKRVGVMSWRVYNEYLQQHNDLNITVVPFDDFNNLAIALARQDIDAVFMNKYSALYLVRQHPDKIKLMNIDLKINEGIGIASYYGNEKNMDLINHLILQFQADGTFVNLYNYNFGFFIRR from the coding sequence ATGAAAATTAAGGGATTTTGTTTTCTTTTCTGGCTAGGCTTTATGATGAATGTTATCGCCGCAACTCCTGTAAAGATCGGAACTCCTTTTTTTGATCCTCCTTTTGCAACAAACGATGGCCACTACTTATTGAATGGATTTGATATCGATTTGATGAAAAAAATCTGTGAGAAGCTGCATTGGGAATGTCAATTTGTTTCCCTGGAGGGGCCGCAATTATATACTGCCTTGTCCGAGCGAAAAATTGATTATGCGATTGGAGATATCGCGATTACCCCCTCAAGACAGCTGAATTACCTGTTTTCTATTCCATATATGATTACAGAAGGAGCATTTGTCACATTAAAAGACAGCCCGCTAACCACTTTGAAATCACTGTCTGGAAAACGGGTGGGGGTAATGTCCTGGCGGGTTTACAATGAATATCTGCAACAACATAATGACTTGAATATCACTGTGGTTCCCTTTGATGATTTTAATAATCTGGCCATCGCTTTGGCCCGGCAGGATATAGACGCTGTGTTTATGAATAAATACAGTGCGCTATATCTGGTTCGTCAGCATCCAGATAAAATTAAACTGATGAATATTGATTTGAAAATTAATGAGGGAATTGGTATAGCAAGCTATTATGGAAATGAGAAAAATATGGATCTGATTAATCATTTAATACTGCAATTTCAAGCCGATGGAACTTTTGTTAACCTGTATAATTACAATTTTGGATTTTTTATACGCCGCTGA
- a CDS encoding RhoGEF domain-containing protein, which translates to MLEKSEPKAPVNPVNHSLVELFKTEETYRNKLIFLVDVFSRSGLIGTNPVLNKFKQLLPRLVEISMRLDTNVTEGLKISQKIAAGETISIEEQETLDSLRDQRQQLLIKYFVLYAEYATNYGAFQKQAGNPKAFKALKDYVYASNKQGFCLSDYLIEPVQRGPRYDILIKNVIEYNQSAKVNPLVKLNDKQIEQFQKMSAHIRYCASEANKATPEMTQAEETIPTEESGYKFGDISRAGWAFAGQAAQKGFGLMSVLLSSPPSVTSSAALTSVKENINDEEVNSLADEFENLYSDEEISLDDFQFLGEDDMEAQNSSLNTPM; encoded by the coding sequence ATGCTAGAGAAGTCAGAACCAAAAGCCCCAGTTAATCCTGTTAACCACTCCCTGGTAGAGTTATTTAAAACTGAAGAAACTTATCGTAATAAATTAATTTTTCTGGTTGATGTGTTTTCAAGATCTGGATTGATTGGAACCAACCCTGTTTTAAACAAATTCAAACAATTACTCCCGAGACTTGTTGAAATTTCAATGAGACTCGATACAAACGTGACTGAGGGGTTAAAAATTTCTCAAAAAATAGCGGCAGGAGAAACTATTTCCATTGAAGAGCAGGAAACTCTTGATTCATTAAGAGATCAGCGCCAACAATTATTAATTAAGTATTTCGTGCTTTATGCTGAATATGCGACAAATTATGGTGCATTTCAGAAACAAGCTGGAAACCCTAAGGCATTTAAGGCATTAAAAGATTACGTGTATGCAAGCAACAAACAGGGTTTTTGCTTGTCAGATTATCTGATTGAGCCCGTGCAACGTGGTCCTCGTTATGACATTCTGATTAAAAATGTCATTGAATATAACCAATCTGCGAAAGTAAATCCTTTAGTTAAACTAAATGACAAACAAATAGAGCAGTTCCAGAAAATGTCTGCCCATATCAGATATTGTGCAAGTGAAGCCAACAAGGCGACTCCTGAAATGACGCAGGCTGAAGAAACAATTCCAACCGAAGAGTCTGGTTACAAATTTGGTGATATAAGCAGAGCCGGATGGGCATTTGCCGGTCAAGCTGCACAGAAAGGCTTTGGTTTAATGAGCGTTCTTCTTTCTTCCCCACCCAGTGTAACCTCATCAGCAGCATTAACATCAGTAAAAGAAAATATCAATGATGAAGAAGTTAACAGCCTCGCAGATGAATTTGAGAATCTTTATTCTGATGAAGAAATAAGTTTAGATGATTTCCAATTCCTGGGTGAGGATGATATGGAAGCACAAAACAGCTCCCTTAATACACCCATGTAA
- a CDS encoding CapA family protein gives MRYLPIVLLSLLYTFTCQADTIHIVAVGDVLIHKPLRDKGMKLGFTQLWSSLIPELQKADITYGNLEGPVAAMLDSRGRATESLHAAYTAFPMFNYPPSLISGLKDSGFDVVSTANNHALDRYGTGIDKTIDVLNKNELAFTGTKKNGSEERWFAETNAHGISIAWLACTQDTNGIKDTEQQVLLCHRDQELVLSLIAELAKTHDAVIVTPHWGVEYQLKPDKSQRRLAQQFADAGAMAILGSHPHCVQPFDWIKAKSGQKVFVAYSLGNFISNQGSLKNRSSGLLSLYIEKNEVSTHIDRVDYQPTYMENRGDEMQVNWVNSRNHPAYLWLKKVVGEQYLTLAKENDKKP, from the coding sequence ATGCGGTACTTGCCGATAGTCTTGCTTTCCCTGCTGTATACGTTCACATGTCAGGCGGATACGATTCACATCGTAGCCGTTGGTGATGTGCTTATTCATAAACCGCTGCGCGACAAGGGCATGAAGCTCGGTTTCACTCAGTTATGGAGTTCTCTAATTCCTGAACTACAGAAAGCTGATATTACCTACGGCAATCTTGAGGGCCCCGTTGCCGCTATGCTTGACTCCAGAGGCCGTGCCACAGAGAGCCTGCATGCCGCCTATACAGCCTTCCCAATGTTTAATTATCCGCCCAGTCTAATATCGGGATTAAAAGATTCCGGATTTGATGTGGTTTCAACAGCCAATAATCATGCACTCGACCGTTATGGAACAGGTATCGATAAAACGATTGATGTTTTGAATAAAAACGAATTGGCCTTTACAGGAACTAAAAAAAACGGCAGTGAGGAGCGCTGGTTCGCAGAAACCAATGCTCATGGCATTTCAATTGCCTGGTTGGCCTGCACCCAGGATACCAATGGAATTAAGGATACAGAGCAGCAGGTCTTATTATGCCATCGTGATCAGGAACTGGTTTTAAGCCTGATAGCTGAGTTGGCCAAAACACATGACGCAGTCATTGTGACGCCTCACTGGGGTGTTGAGTATCAGTTAAAGCCCGATAAATCACAGCGCCGTTTAGCGCAGCAGTTTGCAGATGCGGGTGCAATGGCCATTTTGGGTTCTCATCCCCATTGTGTCCAACCCTTCGACTGGATAAAGGCAAAATCCGGACAGAAAGTGTTTGTCGCTTACTCTCTGGGGAATTTTATTTCGAATCAGGGCAGTTTGAAAAACCGTTCCAGTGGCTTATTGTCCTTGTATATTGAAAAAAATGAAGTGAGTACTCATATCGATAGAGTCGATTATCAGCCTACGTATATGGAAAATCGTGGGGATGAAATGCAGGTGAACTGGGTTAATTCTCGAAACCACCCGGCGTATTTGTGGCTAAAGAAGGTTGTGGGAGAACAATATCTGACGCTGGCAAAAGAAAATGATAAAAAGCCTTGA
- the gltX gene encoding glutamate--tRNA ligase yields the protein MVVRTRFAPSPTGLLHVGGVRTALYSWLYARHHQGEFILRIEDTDQERSTKESVQAILDGMAWLNLHSDKGPFYQSERYERYEEVASLLLEQGMAYRCTCSKERLEALREAQLAAKQKPQYDGHCRDLNLAPTDEAHVIRFKNPKSGVVSFSDQVYGDIHVDNAELDDLILIRSDGHPTYNFAVVIDDLDMEITHVIRGDDHINNTPRQINLFKALNAPIPVFAHLPMILGDDGKRLSKRHGAVSVMQFKEEGILPQALLNYLVRLGWSHGDQEIFSLKEMIEFFDLKHVSRGVSSFNYEKLYWLNQHYLKEQDPAQTAKALAWHFETQGIPTEKGPELANIVALQAERCKTLVEMCDKSRYFFEDEIAYDEDAVKKHLRPVILEPLERLYSSLLDLSDWNAETLHESIDKVCSEFDINMGKLGQPLRVAVTGTGMSPAIDQTLFLIGKEKTLARMNYALERIRERAAASAG from the coding sequence ATGGTTGTCAGAACAAGGTTTGCCCCAAGCCCTACAGGGCTGCTTCATGTAGGCGGTGTGCGCACTGCTTTGTATTCATGGCTTTACGCCAGGCATCATCAGGGCGAATTTATACTCCGGATTGAAGATACAGATCAGGAACGTTCAACCAAAGAATCAGTGCAGGCCATTCTCGATGGCATGGCATGGCTTAATCTCCACTCTGACAAGGGACCGTTCTATCAGTCCGAACGTTATGAGCGTTATGAAGAAGTCGCCAGCCTTTTGTTAGAGCAGGGCATGGCTTATCGATGTACTTGTTCCAAAGAACGTCTTGAGGCGCTGAGAGAAGCGCAGTTGGCTGCTAAACAAAAGCCACAGTATGACGGGCATTGCAGGGATTTGAATCTTGCGCCTACTGATGAAGCGCATGTGATTCGCTTCAAAAATCCGAAATCGGGAGTGGTTAGTTTCTCTGATCAGGTGTATGGCGATATTCACGTGGATAATGCTGAACTGGATGATTTGATCCTTATCCGTTCGGATGGCCATCCAACTTACAATTTTGCCGTGGTTATTGACGATTTGGATATGGAAATTACTCACGTTATTCGTGGAGATGATCATATCAACAACACTCCGCGCCAAATTAATCTTTTTAAAGCCCTGAATGCGCCAATTCCTGTTTTTGCTCATTTGCCAATGATCCTTGGGGATGATGGAAAGCGTTTATCAAAACGTCATGGTGCGGTCAGCGTCATGCAGTTTAAAGAGGAAGGGATACTACCTCAGGCCTTGTTGAATTATCTGGTTCGTTTAGGTTGGTCGCATGGTGATCAGGAAATATTTTCTCTGAAAGAGATGATTGAGTTTTTTGACTTAAAACATGTCAGTCGTGGTGTATCAAGCTTTAATTATGAAAAATTATACTGGCTTAATCAGCATTATCTAAAAGAACAAGATCCTGCTCAAACGGCAAAAGCGCTTGCATGGCATTTTGAAACCCAGGGCATCCCCACAGAAAAAGGGCCTGAGCTTGCAAATATCGTTGCTCTTCAGGCGGAGCGTTGTAAAACGCTGGTGGAAATGTGTGATAAAAGCCGTTATTTTTTCGAAGACGAAATTGCTTATGATGAGGATGCAGTTAAAAAACATTTGCGGCCTGTCATTCTCGAGCCTTTAGAAAGACTGTATAGCAGTTTGCTTGACCTCTCCGACTGGAACGCGGAAACATTACATGAGTCGATTGACAAAGTTTGCAGTGAGTTTGATATCAATATGGGTAAGCTGGGCCAGCCTCTTCGTGTGGCTGTCACTGGTACTGGCATGTCGCCCGCGATTGATCAAACCCTGTTTTTAATCGGAAAAGAAAAAACTCTCGCTCGTATGAACTATGCTCTCGAACGTATACGTGAACGTGCTGCGGCAAGTGCTGGCTGA
- a CDS encoding tetratricopeptide repeat protein, giving the protein MENQTLQRYLHYLKQDPDNTNLLLSISQNFQNQQNWHQAQHYLDQAKKASNQALWLQQGLLHLSAENHAEAIAVFEKALEERDLPQRRYYLAYSYSLQKNYAYALELLKPLEASNEILAMKARLLQRLERFEESIELIRSIEHYEENAELLGLLAASWFELEHEQEAVYHAKLCLSLNDTNREAQLVLLFLDKQTSLTDIEAFIAVDSANFRLWYYYGVKQMEKHQLPDAQASFEKSLQLNERFYPTWIGLGWCHLLMNDLSEAQHCYHSASRLKPLISEAWSGLALLAILNKEWEKVSEYIEKAREQNPECSILALADALFSSHQPLQAA; this is encoded by the coding sequence ATGGAAAATCAAACACTTCAACGTTATCTGCATTATTTAAAACAAGACCCGGATAATACCAATCTGCTTCTTTCAATCAGTCAAAACTTCCAAAACCAGCAAAACTGGCATCAGGCTCAACACTATCTGGATCAAGCCAAAAAAGCCTCCAACCAGGCCCTTTGGCTGCAACAAGGCCTGCTGCACTTATCGGCTGAAAATCATGCGGAAGCTATTGCTGTTTTTGAAAAAGCATTAGAGGAGCGCGATCTGCCGCAACGGCGCTATTATCTGGCTTATTCCTATAGTTTACAAAAAAATTATGCCTATGCCTTGGAATTACTCAAGCCGCTTGAGGCCAGTAATGAGATACTCGCCATGAAAGCGAGATTATTGCAGCGACTCGAACGTTTTGAAGAGAGTATTGAGCTAATTCGTTCTATAGAGCACTATGAGGAGAATGCGGAGCTTTTGGGCTTATTGGCAGCATCCTGGTTTGAGCTGGAACATGAGCAAGAGGCTGTTTACCATGCTAAATTATGTCTGTCTTTAAATGATACGAATCGTGAAGCACAGCTGGTGCTGCTATTTCTGGATAAACAAACTTCATTAACCGATATTGAAGCTTTCATTGCGGTGGATTCAGCCAACTTCCGTCTTTGGTATTATTATGGCGTTAAGCAAATGGAAAAACATCAATTGCCAGATGCACAAGCCTCGTTTGAAAAAAGCCTGCAATTGAATGAACGGTTCTACCCGACCTGGATAGGGCTTGGCTGGTGTCATTTGCTAATGAATGACTTGTCTGAAGCACAACACTGCTATCACTCGGCCAGCCGGCTAAAGCCTTTAATTTCCGAAGCCTGGTCGGGTCTGGCCTTGTTAGCTATTCTGAATAAGGAGTGGGAAAAAGTTTCAGAGTATATCGAGAAAGCAAGAGAACAAAATCCAGAATGCTCCATACTCGCTTTGGCTGACGCATTATTTAGTAGTCATCAACCACTGCAAGCGGCTTAA
- a CDS encoding 6-phosphofructokinase, protein MSVKNAIYAQSGGVTAVINASACGVIQTARQHPEKIGKVFAAKNGIIGALNEELIDTSLENDEAIAGLMFTPAGAFGSCRYKLKDSGSEYERLIEVFKAHNIGYFFYNGGGDSQDTANKIARMSKEMNYPITCVGIPKTVDNDLPFTDNCPGFGSVAKYVAVSTMEAGFDVASMAASSTKVFILEVMGRHAGWIAAASGLASQKQGEPPHIILFPENVFDEQKFLAKVDACVKEYGYCVVVVSEGIKNQEGNFLSDAGLRDAFGHAQLGGVAPVIAQLIKSSLGYKYHWAVADYLQRAARHIASQVDLEHAYALGKAAVELAISGHNAIMPIVKREQDSPYRWSISHVPLSEVANQEKAMPADFISEDGFGITEACRRYLSPLIQGEAYPHYNNGLPVYVRLKNQLVEQKL, encoded by the coding sequence ATGTCAGTGAAAAATGCAATTTATGCACAATCCGGGGGGGTTACCGCAGTTATTAATGCATCGGCCTGCGGGGTCATTCAAACTGCGCGTCAACATCCTGAAAAAATCGGCAAAGTATTTGCCGCCAAAAACGGTATTATTGGCGCTTTAAACGAAGAATTAATAGACACCTCACTTGAAAATGATGAGGCCATTGCCGGATTAATGTTTACACCAGCCGGCGCCTTCGGCTCATGCCGTTATAAATTGAAAGACAGCGGCTCAGAATATGAGCGTCTGATCGAAGTGTTCAAAGCCCATAATATTGGCTATTTCTTTTATAATGGGGGCGGCGATTCTCAAGATACTGCCAATAAGATTGCCCGGATGAGTAAAGAGATGAATTATCCCATTACCTGTGTCGGCATTCCCAAAACAGTAGATAATGATTTACCTTTCACGGACAACTGCCCAGGTTTTGGTTCTGTCGCTAAATATGTTGCCGTTTCAACTATGGAAGCTGGTTTTGATGTGGCCTCAATGGCTGCCTCTTCGACAAAAGTGTTCATTCTTGAAGTCATGGGACGTCATGCAGGCTGGATCGCAGCCGCCAGCGGCCTGGCCTCACAAAAGCAAGGCGAACCGCCCCATATCATTTTATTCCCGGAAAACGTTTTCGATGAACAGAAATTTCTAGCGAAAGTCGACGCCTGCGTTAAAGAATATGGCTATTGTGTAGTCGTGGTTTCGGAAGGAATTAAGAATCAGGAAGGGAATTTCCTAAGTGACGCCGGTCTTCGCGATGCGTTTGGACATGCTCAGCTAGGTGGGGTAGCGCCTGTGATTGCGCAATTGATAAAAAGCAGTCTGGGTTACAAATATCATTGGGCAGTTGCGGATTATCTACAACGCGCAGCGCGTCACATAGCATCCCAGGTTGATTTGGAACATGCTTATGCTTTAGGCAAGGCAGCCGTTGAACTGGCAATTAGCGGGCACAATGCCATTATGCCAATCGTTAAAAGAGAACAGGATTCACCTTATCGCTGGTCAATCAGTCATGTTCCATTAAGTGAAGTGGCCAATCAGGAAAAAGCCATGCCTGCGGATTTTATCAGCGAAGACGGTTTTGGGATTACCGAGGCTTGCCGGCGTTATCTAAGTCCGTTAATTCAGGGTGAAGCCTATCCTCATTATAATAACGGCCTGCCTGTTTATGTTCGATTGAAGAACCAGCTTGTTGAGCAAAAGCTATAA
- the letS gene encoding two-component system sensor histidine kinase LetS, with protein sequence MKGIGIKYQLRLTTLIPVFLVALLFAVFYNGQFSKDLHQHMSRLGEAYIRQLLPAAQLAMMRNDRRTLQGLINASTVNPEVQALAFYNAEGQLVAYRGGKHSIHKPFKPPEYTGDYIESKQITPYSINFVAPITIPKYNLYATTPFRAPSDYIPLQADDILGWLSIDIDTQSTLIKQYKMYIITIFITLLGLLISLTIHYFLSKQIYQPISRLRRSMKQILSNEFETKITVSSPGELGEIEKGCAHLQKQYLNIVRELNHHIEVATADLQQGLELLEEKNIQLSLEKKKTEEKSRQKSEFIANMSHEIRTPMNGVIGFTNVLLESKLDALQLDYVKTIKSSAQDLLAIINDILDYSKMDAGKLHLDCIPLDLRGCIDEVLTLAAPNAHKKGIDLIPSTQINVPKTVLGDPLRIKQILTNLVSNAVKFTDHGYVLVRTSIEQESDKDYMLCVSVTDTGIGISADDQTRLFNAFNQADTSITRRYGGTGLGLVICKKLVEAMQGRIVLNSELNKGSTFSVYIKLEKLSAYEVEKNQSHRFNNIKALCFDDNSLQLEALCNGLGYWGIECVPVTSFNQLEKAFSIHRDCTIAFINVNEGCEKQVAQILGKQKMPSVLISKWLIHNPQSLGANGFLFKPISIQKLHEVIEQLSSQTTVPVAMDQELDNLRKQLRLIHPEILIAEDNPVNRMLLNSLLSELSNIEAVEDGKETVRACNSKRYNLLLLDLQMPQLSGLEAAQQIRQQSMLNKLTPIVVISASGNDMNKDKMKKAGVDLCLQKPIDEKQLLTHLLRLLKKSKNQAIDWQLCVQKVSGNQALAEEFLNRFVEELHKSRVEFFELYNKQNIQGLQNAAHKLYGACCFCGVPHLQTQVSKLEKQAKEAKKIDEMKTTFAELIRNIDEVIDEYDSLYAT encoded by the coding sequence ATGAAGGGAATTGGTATCAAATACCAACTCAGGCTAACCACCTTAATCCCGGTATTTCTGGTCGCTCTTCTTTTTGCTGTTTTTTATAACGGCCAATTCAGTAAAGATTTACATCAACACATGTCCCGCCTGGGCGAAGCGTATATCAGACAATTACTGCCGGCAGCTCAATTGGCAATGATGCGCAATGACCGTCGAACCCTCCAGGGTTTAATTAATGCCTCCACCGTCAATCCAGAGGTTCAGGCGCTGGCCTTTTATAATGCCGAGGGACAATTGGTCGCCTATCGCGGAGGCAAGCATTCTATTCATAAACCATTTAAACCGCCTGAATATACCGGAGATTATATTGAGAGTAAGCAAATCACCCCTTACTCTATTAATTTTGTCGCACCGATTACTATCCCAAAATACAATCTTTATGCGACGACCCCTTTCAGAGCCCCTTCAGATTATATTCCTCTGCAGGCTGACGATATTTTAGGCTGGCTTTCAATTGATATCGATACTCAATCGACTCTGATTAAGCAGTATAAAATGTACATTATTACCATTTTTATTACCTTACTCGGTTTACTTATCAGCTTGACCATTCATTATTTTCTTTCCAAACAGATCTATCAGCCGATATCTCGTCTTCGCCGCAGTATGAAACAAATTCTCAGCAATGAATTTGAGACTAAGATTACAGTTTCAAGCCCTGGGGAACTTGGGGAAATTGAAAAAGGATGCGCGCATTTGCAAAAACAATATCTGAATATTGTCCGAGAGCTCAATCATCACATTGAAGTGGCCACCGCCGATTTACAGCAAGGCCTCGAACTGCTTGAAGAAAAAAATATCCAGTTATCTCTCGAGAAGAAGAAAACGGAAGAAAAAAGCCGGCAAAAATCCGAATTCATTGCTAATATGAGCCATGAAATCCGCACTCCCATGAATGGCGTTATCGGCTTCACCAATGTGTTGCTGGAAAGCAAGCTGGATGCCTTGCAACTTGATTATGTTAAAACTATCAAGTCATCTGCCCAGGATTTATTGGCCATCATTAATGATATTCTGGATTACTCCAAAATGGATGCTGGAAAGCTCCATCTGGATTGCATTCCACTTGATTTGAGAGGCTGTATTGATGAAGTACTGACTTTGGCAGCACCCAATGCTCATAAGAAGGGAATTGACTTAATCCCCTCAACTCAAATTAATGTACCTAAAACGGTGCTTGGTGATCCTCTGCGAATCAAGCAAATCCTGACCAATCTGGTTAGTAATGCCGTAAAATTCACCGATCATGGCTATGTGCTGGTTCGTACCTCCATTGAACAGGAATCAGACAAAGATTATATGCTCTGTGTGTCAGTGACTGACACAGGCATCGGTATTTCCGCTGATGATCAAACCCGTCTATTCAATGCCTTCAATCAGGCAGATACCTCCATCACCCGACGTTATGGCGGCACAGGTCTCGGGCTTGTGATCTGCAAAAAGCTGGTTGAAGCCATGCAAGGGCGCATTGTGCTTAACAGTGAACTTAACAAAGGTTCTACGTTTTCAGTGTATATTAAACTTGAAAAATTATCGGCCTATGAAGTGGAGAAAAATCAGAGCCACCGCTTTAACAACATAAAAGCGCTTTGCTTTGATGATAACAGCCTGCAGCTGGAGGCATTGTGTAATGGATTGGGTTATTGGGGAATTGAATGCGTGCCAGTCACTTCCTTTAATCAACTGGAGAAAGCATTCAGTATACACCGGGATTGCACCATCGCTTTTATTAATGTGAATGAAGGCTGCGAAAAACAGGTGGCACAAATTCTTGGCAAACAAAAAATGCCCAGTGTTCTGATTTCCAAGTGGCTTATCCACAATCCACAGTCACTGGGAGCCAATGGCTTTCTGTTCAAACCAATCAGCATTCAGAAACTCCATGAAGTCATCGAGCAGCTCTCAAGTCAAACCACCGTTCCTGTTGCGATGGATCAGGAACTCGACAATTTGCGCAAGCAATTGCGTTTGATTCATCCTGAAATATTGATTGCCGAAGATAATCCAGTCAACCGCATGCTGTTAAATTCACTTCTTAGCGAGTTAAGTAATATTGAGGCGGTTGAAGATGGAAAGGAAACAGTAAGAGCCTGTAATAGCAAACGCTATAATCTTTTGCTTCTTGACTTGCAAATGCCGCAACTTAGCGGACTGGAAGCTGCACAGCAGATACGCCAGCAATCGATGTTGAATAAGCTAACCCCAATAGTAGTGATCAGTGCCAGCGGCAATGACATGAATAAAGATAAAATGAAAAAGGCAGGCGTAGACCTTTGTCTGCAAAAACCTATTGATGAGAAGCAATTATTAACTCATCTGCTGCGTTTACTGAAAAAATCAAAAAACCAGGCAATTGATTGGCAATTATGCGTACAAAAAGTATCTGGTAATCAGGCTTTGGCTGAAGAATTTTTAAATCGCTTTGTTGAGGAGCTCCACAAAAGCCGTGTCGAGTTTTTTGAGCTATATAACAAACAGAATATCCAGGGCTTACAGAATGCAGCCCATAAATTATACGGAGCCTGCTGCTTTTGTGGCGTCCCTCACCTGCAAACTCAAGTTTCCAAACTGGAAAAACAGGCTAAAGAAGCGAAAAAAATTGATGAAATGAAAACCACTTTCGCTGAATTAATCCGTAATATTGATGAAGTCATCGATGAATATGATAGTCTTTACGCCACTTAA